Proteins encoded in a region of the Patagioenas fasciata isolate bPatFas1 chromosome 21, bPatFas1.hap1, whole genome shotgun sequence genome:
- the LOC139825446 gene encoding dynein axonemal heavy chain 9-like, whose product MVFVGVLQVDNAQAFIWLSQLRHRWSDEERHCFANICDAQFLYSYEYLGNTPRLVITPLTDRCYITLTQSLHLTMSGAPAGPAGTGKTETTKDLGRALGIMVYVFNCSEQMDYKSCGNIYKGLSQTGAWGCFDEFNRISVEVLSVVAVQVKSVQDAIREKKKSFNFLGEDINLVPSVGIFITMNPGYAGRTELPENLKALFRPCAMVVPDFELICEIMLVAEGFIEARVLARKFITLYQLCKELLSKQDHYDWGLRAIKSVLVVAGSLKRDDPERPEDQVLMRSLRDFNIPKIVTDDVPVFMGLIGDLFPALDVPRKRDLNFESFVRQAVLDLRLQAEDNFVLKVVQLEELLTVRHSVFVVGNAGTGKSQVMRSLNRTYQIMKRRPVWTDLNPKAVTNDELFGIINPATRDWKDGLFSSIMRELANITHDGPKWMVLDGDIDPMWIESLNTVMDDNKVLTLASNERIPLNPTMRLVFEISHLRTATPATVSRAGESWPELRTGICREPRRI is encoded by the exons atggtgtttgtgggtgtgttgcaggtggacaatgcccaggccttcatttggctgtcacagctccggcacagatggtcagatgaggaacggcactgctttgccaacatctgtgacgcccagttcctgtactcctatgaataccttggcaatacccctcggcttgtgatcactccgctgaccgacag atgttacatcaccctgacccagtcactgcacctgaccatgagcggagcacctgcaggccctgcgggcactggcaagacggagactacgaaagatttggggcgagccctgggcatcatggtgtacgtgtttaactgctccgagcagatggactacaag tcgtgtgggaatatttacaaaggcctttcccagacgggagcctggggctgttttgatgaatttaacaggatctcagttgaggtcctttctgtggttgctgtacag gtgaagagcgtgcaggatgcaatacgggagaagaagaaatccttcaattttcttggagaagacatcaacttagtaccatcagtaggcattttcatcaccatgaaccctggttacgcagggcgaacagagctacctgagaatttaaaagctctcttcag gccgtgtgcgatggttgtgccagactttgagctgatctgtgaaattatgttggtggctgagggattcatcgaggcccgggtgttagccaggaagttcattactctctaccaactctgcaaagagctcctgtccaagcag gatcactacgactggggcttgcgtgccattaagtcagtgctagttgttgctggctccctcaagcgagatgacccagagcgacccgaagaccaggttctgatgcgctctcttcgtgacttcaacatccccaagattgtgacggatgatgtgccggtgtttatggggctgattggggatctattccctgcactggatgtgcctcggaagcgtgacctgaattttgagtcgtttgtgaggcaggctgtgctggacctccggctgcaggctgaggacaactttgtgctcaaa gtggtgcagctggaggagttgctgacggtccggcactctgtcttcgtggtgggtaacgcgggcacgggcaagtctcaggtgatgagatccctgaacaggacttaccagataatgaagcgacgtcctgtctggacagacctcaaccccaaggcagtcaccaatgatgagctctttggcatcattaacccagcaacaagagactggaaagacg gcctgttttcatcaatcatgcgagagctggccaacatcacgcatgacggtcccaagtggatggtactagatggagatattgatccaatgtggattgagtctcttaatactgtgatggatgataataag gtgctgaccctggcgagcaatgagagaatccctctgaacccaacgatgcggttggtgtttgagatcagccacctgcgcacagccaccccagcaaccgtgtcccgagcgggtgagtcctggcctgagctccgcactgggatttgccgtgaacccaggaggatctag